One Amorphoplanes digitatis genomic window carries:
- a CDS encoding DUF2786 domain-containing protein: MNSVRDTIGAVVGGRLGYEDGLDTLAVAPAADVDPALTTALFDATARLWRGGWQPAELHRVVARRGTGVQPHLIVDAVAAYLRGFPPRTVDARWLAQAVELEARDWWGDDAGYLREVTARRRVDRVTLIDALLSLLGLLAGLPPIEMLVPPPGQATPARRAPGNDARLERVRALLAKAEATTFPAEAEAYTAKAQELISRHSLDEALLAGDSEAVIPYARRIGVDHPYESEKASLLTSVARANRCHVVWSPEFGFATVFGFDADIDAVDLLHTSLLVQAHRAMSRAEPPGGKAGRSRLKNFRQSFLVGYAVRIGERLAEAGRAALKQVGDPAALLPVLASRDVRIREARDRSFPSTVRGRGFRVASREGWESGQTAADEATLS; this comes from the coding sequence GTGAATTCGGTGCGGGACACGATCGGCGCGGTCGTCGGCGGGCGACTCGGGTACGAGGACGGCCTCGACACCCTGGCCGTCGCCCCGGCGGCCGACGTCGATCCGGCCCTGACCACCGCCCTGTTCGACGCCACCGCCCGGCTGTGGCGCGGCGGATGGCAGCCCGCCGAGCTGCACCGGGTCGTCGCCCGGCGCGGCACCGGCGTCCAGCCGCACCTGATCGTCGACGCCGTCGCCGCGTACCTGCGCGGCTTCCCGCCCCGGACGGTCGACGCGCGCTGGCTGGCGCAGGCCGTCGAGCTGGAGGCCCGGGACTGGTGGGGCGACGACGCCGGCTACCTGCGGGAGGTCACCGCCCGCCGCCGGGTCGACCGGGTCACGCTCATCGACGCCCTGCTGTCGCTGCTGGGCCTGCTGGCCGGGCTGCCGCCGATCGAGATGCTGGTCCCGCCGCCGGGACAGGCGACGCCGGCCCGGCGGGCGCCCGGGAACGACGCGCGGCTCGAGCGGGTACGCGCGCTGCTGGCCAAGGCCGAGGCCACCACGTTCCCGGCCGAGGCGGAGGCGTACACCGCCAAGGCGCAGGAGCTGATCTCGCGGCACAGCCTCGACGAGGCCCTGCTGGCCGGCGACAGCGAGGCCGTGATCCCGTACGCCCGGCGCATCGGGGTCGATCACCCCTACGAGAGCGAGAAGGCCTCGCTGCTCACCTCCGTGGCCCGGGCCAACCGCTGCCACGTCGTCTGGTCACCCGAGTTCGGCTTCGCCACCGTCTTCGGCTTCGACGCCGACATCGACGCGGTCGACCTGCTGCACACCTCGCTGCTGGTGCAGGCGCACCGGGCGATGTCCCGCGCCGAGCCGCCAGGGGGCAAGGCGGGCCGGTCCCGGCTCAAGAACTTCCGGCAGTCGTTCCTGGTCGGCTACGCGGTCCGGATCGGCGAGCGGCTCGCCGAGGCCGGCCGGGCGGCGCTGAAGCAGGTCGGCGACCCGGCCGCGCTGCTGCCCGTGCTCGCCTCCCGCGACGTGCGGATCCGCGAGGCCCGGGACCGCTCGTTCCCGTCGACGGTGCGGGGCCGGGGCTTCCGGGTGGCCAGCCGCGAGGGCTGGGAGTCCGGCCAGACGGCGGCCGACGAGGCGACCCTGTCCTAG
- a CDS encoding MMPL family transporter, with protein MATYLYRLGRFSFRRRKLILALWLAALALLGVGAATLSGPTSDEFSIPGTQAQEAMDLLAERFPGAAADGARARVVFAAPDGEKLTDDANKAAIAATVARLEGVPDVVTVTDPLRGTVNPAGTVAYAQVTFAVPATALTQDDRDALAAAAGAGRDAGLTVEMGGDAMQEEGGPGNSEVLGILVAAVVLVVTFGSLVAAGLPLLTAILGVAAAMLGIQIASGFVDLGASTSTLALMLGIAVAIDYALFIVSRYRHELTLGRPGEQAAARAVGTAGSAVTFAGLTVVIALSALAVVNIPVLTEMGLAAAFAVVIAVLIALTLLPALLGFAGPRILGRRGRDPEAASDARPTAGLRWARFVTGRPVAILIAAVTGLLVLAVPALDMRLGLPGDNMASPESTQRKAYDTLTDGFGAGFNGPLTVVVDAATSRDPKGAADEAAAVIKGLPGVVAVSPPALNPAGDTAILQVIPSSAPDSAETESLVHAIRDTDDGLRDRVGAGLSVTGTTAVDIDMSDRMGSALLPYLSVIVVLAFLLLTLLFRSLLVPLKAIAGFLLSVVATFGAVVAVFQWGWLNSALGIDQAGPIISMLPIFLIGIVFGLAMDYEVFLVSRMREEHVHGAAPTQAVVSGFAHGARVVTAAAIIMVSVFAGFILSPESLVKSIGFALAVAILFDAFVVRMTIVPAVMTLLGRRAWWLPRWLDRLLPDIDVEGDKLREEPAEPERDPAELVTAGR; from the coding sequence ATGGCCACCTACCTGTACCGGCTCGGCCGGTTCAGCTTCCGCCGGCGCAAACTCATCCTCGCGCTCTGGCTCGCCGCGCTGGCCTTACTCGGAGTCGGCGCGGCGACGCTGTCGGGGCCGACGTCCGACGAGTTCTCCATACCGGGTACGCAGGCGCAGGAGGCGATGGACCTGCTCGCCGAGCGCTTCCCCGGCGCCGCGGCCGACGGCGCGCGGGCCCGCGTGGTGTTCGCCGCGCCGGACGGGGAGAAGCTCACCGACGACGCCAACAAGGCCGCGATCGCGGCGACCGTCGCGCGGCTCGAGGGCGTCCCGGACGTGGTGACGGTCACCGATCCGCTGCGGGGCACCGTCAATCCCGCCGGCACCGTCGCGTACGCGCAGGTCACCTTCGCCGTACCGGCGACCGCGCTGACCCAGGACGACCGGGACGCGCTCGCCGCGGCCGCCGGCGCCGGCCGCGACGCCGGGCTGACCGTGGAGATGGGCGGCGACGCGATGCAGGAGGAGGGCGGCCCGGGCAACTCCGAGGTGCTCGGCATCCTGGTCGCCGCGGTGGTGCTCGTGGTGACGTTCGGTTCGCTGGTGGCCGCCGGGCTACCGCTGCTGACCGCGATCCTCGGCGTCGCCGCCGCGATGCTGGGCATCCAGATCGCCTCCGGCTTCGTCGACCTCGGCGCCAGCACCTCGACGCTGGCGCTGATGCTCGGCATCGCGGTGGCCATCGACTACGCGCTCTTCATCGTGTCCCGGTACCGGCACGAGCTGACCCTGGGCCGGCCGGGCGAGCAGGCCGCCGCACGCGCCGTCGGGACCGCCGGCTCCGCGGTCACCTTCGCCGGCCTGACCGTGGTCATCGCACTCTCCGCGCTGGCCGTGGTGAACATCCCGGTGCTCACCGAGATGGGGCTCGCGGCGGCCTTCGCCGTCGTCATCGCCGTGCTGATCGCGCTGACCCTGCTGCCCGCCCTGCTCGGGTTCGCCGGCCCGCGGATCCTGGGCCGGCGCGGCCGCGACCCGGAGGCCGCCTCCGACGCCCGGCCGACCGCCGGGCTGCGCTGGGCCCGATTCGTGACCGGGCGCCCGGTGGCGATCCTGATCGCCGCCGTCACCGGCCTGCTGGTCCTCGCGGTCCCCGCCCTCGACATGCGGCTCGGCCTGCCCGGCGACAACATGGCGAGCCCCGAGTCCACCCAGCGCAAGGCCTACGACACGCTGACCGACGGGTTCGGCGCCGGCTTCAACGGCCCGCTGACCGTGGTGGTCGACGCCGCCACCAGCCGGGACCCGAAGGGCGCCGCGGACGAGGCCGCCGCGGTCATCAAGGGCCTGCCCGGCGTCGTCGCGGTCAGCCCGCCGGCCCTCAACCCGGCCGGGGACACCGCGATCCTCCAGGTCATCCCGTCCTCCGCGCCGGACAGCGCGGAGACCGAGTCGCTGGTGCACGCCATCCGGGACACCGACGACGGCCTGCGGGACCGGGTCGGTGCGGGCCTGTCCGTCACCGGCACCACGGCCGTCGACATCGACATGTCCGACCGGATGGGCTCGGCCCTGTTGCCGTACTTGTCGGTGATCGTGGTGCTGGCGTTCCTGCTGCTGACGCTGTTGTTCCGGTCGCTGCTGGTGCCGCTCAAGGCGATCGCCGGCTTCCTGCTCTCGGTGGTGGCCACCTTCGGCGCGGTCGTCGCGGTCTTCCAGTGGGGCTGGCTGAACTCGGCGCTCGGCATCGACCAGGCCGGCCCGATCATCAGCATGCTGCCGATCTTCCTGATCGGCATCGTCTTCGGCCTGGCCATGGACTACGAGGTGTTCCTGGTCAGCCGGATGCGCGAGGAGCACGTGCACGGCGCCGCGCCGACTCAGGCGGTGGTCTCCGGCTTCGCGCACGGCGCCCGGGTGGTGACGGCCGCCGCGATCATCATGGTCAGCGTCTTCGCCGGCTTCATCCTCTCGCCCGAGTCGCTGGTGAAGTCGATCGGCTTCGCGCTGGCCGTGGCGATCCTCTTCGACGCGTTCGTGGTCCGGATGACCATCGTGCCCGCGGTGATGACGCTGCTGGGGCGCCGGGCCTGGTGGCTGCCGCGCTGGCTGGACCGGCTGCTGCCGGACATCGACGTCGAGGGCGACAAGCTGCGCGAGGAGCCGGCCGAGCCCGAACGCGATCCGGCGGAGCTGGTGACCGCCGGCCGATGA
- a CDS encoding glycoside hydrolase family 6 protein, whose amino-acid sequence MRLRILATAGVVVAATAVIWPGSASAAESPYYTDPQTSAARWVAANPGDSRAAVIRDRIASVPQGRWFTQNNTATVAAEVDAFVGAAAAAGKTPIMVVYNIPNRDCSGASSGGMPNHTAYRQWIDQVAAGLKGRAAAVILEPDVLPIMTNCLSQAQQQEVYTSMAYAGKKLKAGSGAAKVYFDAGHSAWLSASEMAARLVRADVANSADGISVNVSNYRTNAESIPYIRNVIAATGDSSLKGVIDTSRNGNGPAGSEWCDPAGRAIGIPSTNQVSDSILDAYLWIKLPGEADGCIAGAGQFVPQRAYDLAIAAGPVTTPPTTAPTTPPTTPPTTPPTTPPTTPPTTPPTTPPAGGACTVAYTANAWSNGFTADVKITNNRAALTAWTLTFTVPANVTLASGWSGVWSQSGTTITVRNAAWNGNLGAGASVSAGFQASFTGSAPANPTGYALNGVAC is encoded by the coding sequence ATGCGCTTGAGAATCCTCGCGACCGCCGGTGTCGTGGTCGCGGCAACGGCCGTGATCTGGCCCGGATCCGCCTCCGCCGCCGAATCCCCCTACTACACGGACCCGCAGACCAGCGCCGCCAGATGGGTCGCCGCCAATCCCGGCGACTCCCGCGCCGCGGTGATCCGCGACCGGATCGCGAGCGTCCCGCAGGGGCGCTGGTTCACCCAGAACAACACCGCGACGGTCGCCGCCGAGGTGGACGCGTTCGTCGGCGCGGCCGCCGCGGCCGGCAAGACGCCGATCATGGTCGTCTACAACATCCCCAACCGCGACTGCAGCGGCGCGAGCTCCGGCGGCATGCCGAACCACACGGCGTACCGGCAGTGGATCGATCAGGTCGCCGCCGGGCTCAAGGGGCGGGCCGCGGCCGTCATCCTCGAGCCGGACGTGTTGCCGATCATGACGAACTGCCTCTCCCAGGCGCAGCAGCAGGAGGTCTACACCTCCATGGCGTACGCGGGCAAGAAGCTCAAGGCCGGTTCGGGCGCCGCCAAGGTCTACTTCGACGCCGGTCACTCGGCCTGGCTGTCGGCCTCGGAGATGGCGGCCCGGCTGGTGCGGGCGGACGTCGCGAACAGCGCGGACGGCATCTCGGTGAACGTCTCCAACTACCGCACCAACGCGGAGTCGATCCCGTACATCAGGAACGTCATCGCCGCGACCGGCGACTCCAGCCTCAAGGGCGTCATCGACACCAGCCGCAACGGCAACGGGCCGGCGGGCAGCGAGTGGTGCGACCCGGCCGGGCGCGCGATCGGCATTCCGAGCACCAACCAGGTCTCCGACTCGATCCTGGACGCGTACCTGTGGATCAAGCTGCCCGGCGAGGCCGACGGCTGCATCGCCGGTGCCGGCCAGTTCGTGCCGCAGCGCGCCTATGACCTGGCGATCGCGGCGGGCCCGGTCACGACGCCGCCGACGACGGCTCCGACGACCCCGCCGACCACTCCGCCCACCACGCCTCCGACGACGCCGCCGACCACCCCGCCGACCACCCCGCCCACGACGCCGCCGGCCGGTGGCGCCTGCACGGTCGCGTACACGGCGAACGCCTGGTCGAACGGCTTCACCGCCGATGTCAAGATCACTAACAACCGCGCCGCGCTCACCGCGTGGACGCTCACCTTCACCGTCCCGGCCAACGTCACCCTGGCGAGCGGCTGGAGCGGCGTCTGGTCGCAGTCGGGCACCACGATCACCGTGCGCAACGCGGCGTGGAACGGCAACCTCGGTGCCGGCGCGAGCGTCAGCGCGGGCTTCCAGGCGAGCTTCACCGGCTCCGCGCCGGCGAACCCGACCGGCTACGCGCTGAACGGCGTCGCGTGCTGA
- a CDS encoding cellulose-binding domain-containing protein, whose translation MLIRLAAAGTLLVGAVLAAVTPAAAATACDVVYTVNQWSTGFTADVRVTNNGAPINGWVVTWAFTGNQQVTNGWNAQVTQSGSAVRAAAPSYNTTLATGASTGFGFQGTYSGTNTAPASFALNGVTCNGAPPPTTTPPTTPPTTPPTTPPTSTPPNPGGCTSGARCDGFEGTQADWAVTYPDCSGVGKAVFDTAVAHGGGTSLRIDGAAGYCNHVFVRNTALLPAAGSALFVRYWVRHTTALPAAHVTAIALRDANDGNRDLRFGGQNGALQWNRASDDATLPEQSPAGVALSAPLPVGAWNCVEFKVDGRDGTMQTWLNGTSVPGLLEDGVPTHDIDGQWLNRTWRPALTDLRLGWESYGEGADTLWYDDLAVGTTRAGC comes from the coding sequence GTGCTGATCCGGCTGGCGGCGGCCGGCACCCTGCTGGTGGGTGCCGTGCTCGCCGCCGTGACCCCGGCGGCGGCCGCGACCGCCTGCGACGTCGTGTACACCGTCAACCAGTGGAGCACCGGCTTCACCGCCGACGTGCGGGTGACAAACAACGGCGCGCCGATCAACGGCTGGGTGGTGACCTGGGCCTTCACCGGCAACCAGCAGGTCACCAACGGCTGGAACGCCCAGGTGACCCAGTCCGGCAGCGCGGTGCGGGCGGCCGCGCCGTCGTACAACACCACCCTGGCGACCGGGGCCTCGACCGGCTTCGGCTTCCAGGGCACGTACTCGGGCACCAACACCGCGCCGGCGTCGTTCGCGCTCAACGGCGTGACCTGCAACGGCGCCCCGCCGCCGACGACAACCCCGCCCACAACCCCGCCCACAACCCCGCCCACGACGCCACCGACCAGCACGCCGCCCAACCCGGGCGGATGCACGTCCGGTGCCCGGTGCGACGGCTTCGAGGGCACGCAGGCCGACTGGGCGGTGACCTATCCGGACTGCTCGGGAGTGGGCAAGGCGGTCTTCGACACCGCGGTCGCGCACGGCGGCGGCACCTCGCTGCGGATCGACGGCGCGGCCGGCTACTGCAACCACGTCTTCGTCCGCAACACGGCGCTGCTGCCGGCGGCGGGATCGGCGTTGTTCGTGCGCTACTGGGTGCGGCACACCACCGCGCTGCCCGCCGCGCACGTCACCGCGATCGCCCTGCGCGACGCAAACGACGGCAACCGGGACCTGCGCTTCGGCGGCCAGAACGGCGCACTGCAATGGAACCGGGCCTCCGACGACGCGACGCTGCCCGAGCAGAGCCCGGCCGGGGTCGCGCTGTCGGCCCCGCTGCCGGTCGGCGCCTGGAACTGCGTCGAGTTCAAGGTCGACGGCCGTGACGGGACGATGCAGACCTGGCTGAACGGGACCTCCGTGCCGGGCCTGCTCGAGGACGGTGTGCCGACGCACGACATCGACGGCCAGTGGCTGAACCGGACCTGGCGACCCGCCCTCACCGATCTGCGGCTGGGCTGGGAGAGCTACGGCGAGGGCGCGGACACGCTCTGGTACGACGACCTCGCGGTGGGCACCACGCGCGCCGGCTGCTGA
- a CDS encoding ATP-binding protein, protein MSFEYAGATVEIVDAATILAAARVNPVELLRRAVFPAPVSGAELTVTSADTGSGPVHVFVAEIRADGADGPSKERLRAIVLGNVPVGPLLAKRIAAGDVVTTRIVDEVGAAALAAYRKLGLDRPAGPAAEREPGAVLADAAAGMQATVGYEREGVVRLRAEVARDEVRPEHLEAMVRLMLHAVVELLGPEAGERPLAGRRYLVSRETIPRVATTTQTVTLDQVGGLADLVAELRQIAVSFRHPEAMARWGARRPQGILMYGPPGTGKTMLSRALANEIGADFREVRTPEILDKWLGGSERNIKQIFRDARRYREPTLILFDEFDSIISYAGSGGDAASQAINAVAGIFKQEMNDLIEANPNVIVVATTNFPHRVDDSLIRSGRFDVKISVPRPDEASRAEIFRKMIAQLVAVYEEPGFTMFADGVDVAELARLSHGMTGADIKEVLRRVQLAKAMQDARTGGMVGPISQDELRASITELSTQR, encoded by the coding sequence ATGTCCTTCGAGTACGCGGGCGCCACGGTCGAGATCGTCGACGCCGCCACCATCCTCGCCGCCGCGCGGGTCAACCCGGTCGAGCTGCTGCGCCGGGCCGTGTTCCCGGCGCCGGTCAGCGGCGCCGAGCTGACCGTGACCAGCGCGGACACCGGCTCGGGGCCGGTGCACGTCTTCGTCGCGGAGATCCGCGCCGACGGCGCCGACGGGCCGAGCAAGGAGCGCCTGCGGGCGATCGTGCTCGGCAACGTCCCGGTCGGCCCGCTGCTGGCGAAGCGGATCGCCGCCGGCGACGTGGTCACCACCCGGATCGTGGACGAGGTCGGCGCGGCGGCCTTGGCGGCGTACCGGAAACTCGGTCTTGATCGTCCGGCCGGGCCCGCCGCCGAGCGTGAGCCCGGCGCGGTCCTGGCCGACGCCGCGGCCGGGATGCAGGCGACGGTCGGCTACGAGCGCGAGGGCGTGGTGCGGCTGCGCGCGGAGGTCGCCCGTGACGAGGTGCGGCCCGAGCATCTCGAGGCGATGGTCCGGCTGATGCTGCACGCCGTGGTCGAGCTGCTCGGCCCGGAGGCCGGCGAGCGGCCGCTGGCCGGCCGGCGCTACCTGGTCAGCCGGGAGACCATTCCCCGGGTCGCGACGACCACCCAGACGGTCACCCTCGACCAGGTCGGCGGCCTGGCGGACCTGGTCGCGGAGCTGCGGCAGATCGCGGTGTCGTTCCGGCACCCGGAGGCGATGGCCCGGTGGGGCGCGCGCCGGCCGCAGGGCATCCTGATGTACGGCCCGCCGGGAACCGGCAAGACCATGCTGTCGCGCGCGCTCGCCAACGAGATCGGCGCCGACTTCCGCGAGGTCCGCACGCCGGAGATCCTCGACAAGTGGCTGGGCGGCTCGGAGCGCAACATCAAGCAGATCTTCCGCGACGCCCGGCGCTACCGGGAGCCGACGCTGATCCTCTTCGACGAGTTCGACTCGATCATCAGCTACGCGGGCTCGGGCGGCGACGCGGCGAGCCAGGCGATCAACGCGGTCGCGGGCATCTTCAAGCAGGAGATGAACGACCTGATCGAGGCGAACCCGAACGTCATCGTGGTGGCGACGACGAACTTCCCGCACCGGGTCGACGACTCGCTGATCCGCTCGGGCCGCTTCGACGTCAAGATCTCGGTGCCGCGTCCGGACGAGGCGAGCCGGGCGGAGATCTTCCGCAAGATGATCGCGCAGCTCGTCGCGGTGTACGAGGAGCCGGGCTTCACCATGTTCGCGGACGGGGTCGACGTGGCCGAGCTGGCCCGGCTGAGCCACGGCATGACCGGCGCGGACATCAAGGAGGTGCTGCGCCGGGTGCAGCTCGCCAAGGCGATGCAGGACGCCCGCACCGGCGGGATGGTCGGGCCGATCAGCCAGGACGAGCTGCGGGCGAGCATCACCGAGCTGTCGACGCAGCGCTGA
- a CDS encoding outer membrane protein assembly factor BamB family protein, with translation MAVTAAATALTQLPAAGAEAAAAAGSCTTPGGTDFPKVGGNYGNQNYSALRGIHRGNLRRLGAAWVNRIEGGLTTGTNQSTTVAVGGVLYIESALGNVFAVDGGTGETKWKYTQTRGPVTRRGVAVGQGLVFTHGRGNWIIALDQETGAVAWERQITGYGNMEKVAITHHDGLLHVGTHDSARAAALALSATDGSLVWNFWGTPGPGEFGNDTWEGDSWQTGGATPWIHPALDPELGLVYWTFGNVRGNNSSQDGSGRGGQNLFSSSIVALEIATGKYRWHFQSIHHGIWDMDNVMAPVLADVRIRRRMRKIVVYGSKSGMYFILDRTDGSAPLGIDEVPVPQEPRQKTWPTQPFPRQGPWTETRVVDQPLGTSVPGDPNRAVPNYVRGALYDPHWDVPVLSIPGHGGGADWNHQSYSHSTGLVYTGFGYVAAAHSLTEASNGLRPPGEYQTGGVVAVDPATNEVRWKRRMPYSLAHGNGVLSTAGDLIYIGQPDGNLLCLDAGNGRELWRFQTGAAISSSPIMYEAGGVQYLAVYAGGTGIPYGDSAPRGDYLWAFRIGGNVPPAPAPPPPVIRRPVSGAPVEGHTVGNTVVLARTYNPATGTVGATESTAVNAMAPTHLRVPAGTTVTFVNPPDNIQVHGATQFFEGLFDVRLRPGESFAYTFERPGEYFFNDSYSPRPTGKIEVY, from the coding sequence GTGGCCGTCACGGCCGCCGCCACGGCACTGACCCAGCTGCCCGCCGCCGGCGCGGAGGCGGCGGCCGCCGCCGGGTCCTGCACCACGCCCGGCGGCACGGACTTCCCGAAGGTCGGCGGCAACTACGGCAACCAGAACTACTCGGCCCTGCGCGGCATCCACCGGGGCAACCTGCGCCGCCTCGGCGCGGCCTGGGTCAACCGCATCGAGGGCGGCCTGACCACCGGCACCAACCAGAGCACCACGGTCGCCGTCGGCGGCGTGCTCTACATCGAATCGGCGCTGGGCAACGTCTTCGCCGTCGACGGAGGCACCGGCGAGACGAAGTGGAAGTACACGCAGACCCGCGGGCCGGTCACCCGGCGCGGCGTCGCCGTCGGCCAGGGCCTGGTGTTCACCCACGGCCGGGGCAACTGGATCATCGCGCTGGACCAGGAGACGGGCGCGGTGGCCTGGGAAAGACAGATCACCGGGTACGGCAACATGGAGAAGGTCGCGATCACCCACCACGACGGCCTGCTGCACGTCGGCACCCACGACAGCGCGCGGGCGGCGGCGCTGGCGCTGAGCGCCACGGACGGCTCGCTGGTCTGGAACTTCTGGGGCACGCCGGGCCCGGGCGAGTTCGGCAACGACACCTGGGAGGGCGACTCCTGGCAGACCGGCGGGGCGACACCGTGGATACACCCGGCCCTCGACCCCGAGCTGGGCCTGGTCTACTGGACCTTCGGCAACGTCCGCGGCAACAACTCGTCGCAGGACGGCTCCGGCCGCGGCGGGCAGAACCTGTTCTCCAGCTCGATCGTGGCGCTGGAGATCGCGACCGGGAAGTACCGCTGGCACTTCCAGTCGATACACCACGGCATCTGGGACATGGACAACGTGATGGCGCCGGTCCTGGCCGACGTCCGCATCCGCCGGCGGATGCGCAAGATCGTGGTGTACGGCAGCAAGTCGGGGATGTACTTCATCCTCGACCGCACCGACGGGTCCGCGCCGCTGGGCATCGACGAGGTGCCGGTGCCGCAGGAGCCGCGCCAGAAGACCTGGCCGACGCAGCCGTTCCCGCGCCAGGGGCCGTGGACCGAGACCCGCGTGGTGGACCAGCCGCTGGGCACCTCGGTGCCGGGCGACCCGAACAGGGCGGTGCCCAACTACGTGCGGGGCGCGCTGTACGACCCGCACTGGGACGTGCCGGTGCTGTCCATACCCGGGCACGGCGGGGGAGCGGACTGGAACCACCAGTCGTACAGCCACAGCACCGGCCTGGTGTACACCGGCTTCGGCTACGTCGCCGCGGCGCACTCGCTGACCGAGGCGAGCAACGGGCTGCGCCCGCCGGGCGAGTACCAGACGGGCGGCGTGGTGGCGGTCGACCCGGCGACGAACGAGGTGCGCTGGAAGCGGCGGATGCCGTACTCGCTGGCGCACGGCAACGGCGTGCTGAGCACCGCGGGCGACCTGATCTACATCGGGCAGCCCGACGGCAACCTGCTCTGCCTGGACGCCGGCAACGGCCGCGAGCTCTGGCGGTTCCAGACCGGGGCGGCGATCAGCAGCAGCCCGATCATGTACGAGGCCGGCGGGGTGCAGTACCTGGCGGTCTACGCGGGCGGCACCGGGATCCCGTACGGGGACTCCGCGCCGCGCGGCGACTACCTATGGGCCTTCCGGATCGGCGGGAACGTGCCGCCCGCGCCGGCCCCGCCGCCGCCGGTGATCCGCCGGCCGGTCTCCGGCGCGCCGGTCGAGGGGCACACCGTCGGCAACACCGTGGTGCTGGCCCGTACCTACAACCCGGCGACCGGAACGGTGGGCGCCACGGAGTCGACCGCGGTGAACGCGATGGCGCCGACACACCTGCGGGTGCCGGCCGGTACGACCGTGACGTTCGTGAACCCGCCGGACAACATCCAGGTGCACGGCGCGACCCAGTTCTTCGAGGGCCTCTTCGACGTGCGGCTGCGGCCGGGCGAGTCGTTCGCGTACACGTTCGAGCGCCCGGGGGAGTACTTCTTCAACGACAGCTACAGCCCGCGCCCGACGGGGAAGATCGAGGTCTACTGA